Proteins from a genomic interval of Pseudobdellovibrionaceae bacterium:
- the msrB gene encoding peptide-methionine (R)-S-oxide reductase MsrB: MFTWKSITNHLDNGTPAPPRRVEKSEDEWKKVLTPAQFHVMRKKGTERPHTGELCSFYEAGRYACAGCDTELFDSNLKFDSGTGWPSFSEPVEDNVIQYELDMTYGRRIEVLCNVCDAHLGHVFPDGPEPSGVRFCINSESLKFVE, encoded by the coding sequence ATGTTCACCTGGAAAAGTATCACTAATCATCTCGACAACGGCACTCCCGCGCCACCAAGACGAGTCGAAAAAAGCGAAGATGAATGGAAGAAGGTCCTCACGCCGGCGCAATTTCACGTCATGCGAAAAAAGGGCACGGAGCGGCCTCACACGGGTGAACTGTGTTCCTTTTATGAAGCCGGAAGGTATGCGTGTGCGGGTTGCGATACCGAACTTTTTGACTCGAATCTAAAATTTGATTCGGGAACCGGGTGGCCAAGTTTCTCCGAGCCTGTCGAGGACAATGTCATTCAATACGAATTGGACATGACCTACGGACGTCGAATCGAAGTTCTTTGTAACGTATGCGACGCTCACTTGGGTCACGTATTCCCGGATGGGCCAGAACCTAGCGGAGTCCGATTCTGCATCAATTCGGAGTCGTTGAAGTTCGTCGAATAA
- a CDS encoding glutaredoxin → MKELKDVVIYTKDHCPFCTRVKNYLTAEKVDFKQVRLDDDPKIYMELKEKTNHQTVPQIFVNGKFIGGATDFFSWIEG, encoded by the coding sequence ATGAAAGAGCTGAAGGATGTCGTGATCTACACGAAGGACCATTGTCCGTTTTGTACGCGAGTGAAGAACTATCTAACTGCTGAGAAGGTCGACTTCAAACAAGTGCGTCTGGACGATGACCCGAAAATTTATATGGAGCTGAAGGAAAAAACAAATCATCAAACCGTTCCCCAAATCTTTGTGAATGGGAAATTTATCGGCGGAGCTACTGACTTCTTCTCGTGGATTGAGGGCTAA
- the msrA gene encoding peptide-methionine (S)-S-oxide reductase MsrA — translation MKLNYVIVAGGCFWGLEELLKSLDGVTATRVGYSGGDFDDPQYADVRTGATGHAEAVRVEYDEDEISLKEILHYFFKIHDPTTKNRQGNDIGTQYRSAVFYRDDAQKSVIEDVIEEVDELGRFENPVVTNVARESGFYDAEEYHQNYLQKHPNGYSCHFERD, via the coding sequence ATGAAACTGAATTATGTGATCGTTGCTGGAGGATGCTTCTGGGGTCTTGAGGAACTTCTGAAAAGTTTAGACGGCGTAACAGCGACCAGAGTTGGATATAGCGGCGGAGATTTTGACGATCCACAGTATGCCGATGTTAGAACAGGCGCTACCGGTCACGCTGAGGCGGTCCGCGTGGAATACGACGAAGACGAGATCTCTCTTAAAGAGATACTCCATTACTTCTTTAAGATTCACGATCCGACCACGAAGAACCGTCAAGGTAACGACATAGGAACCCAGTATCGCTCTGCGGTGTTCTACCGGGACGATGCTCAAAAATCGGTTATTGAAGACGTTATTGAGGAAGTGGACGAATTAGGTCGCTTCGAGAACCCTGTGGTTACGAACGTGGCGAGGGAATCAGGCTTCTACGATGCCGAAGAATACCACCAAAACTATTTGCAGAAGCACCCGAACGGTTACTCCTGCCACTTTGAAAGAGACTAA
- a CDS encoding AraC family transcriptional regulator — MDVLSAILDKVQLTSSYWYRTSFAGDWGINLPKEDNFARFHIVTHGEFWYEVPKLKLKALAEQGDILILFKGMEHTMTSAPKIKAETAVEFRAKGHLTEAQVLEYGDQSKLKTNLVCGHFCFNGGPDHPFLNSLPQIVHVKSVENAHSPWLAMLLSMSEHEAKSGLPGSNALVRKLTEIIFVQALRIHMHKANKKTGFFRLIENPHISKTLEAIHQGLEQKWGLEELAEIAGMSRTNYSVKFKELSGMTPLDYLTYCRLEKAKQLLTESSKSVPEVSEAVGYPAHEHFQKLFKKKIGQTPSAYRKANA, encoded by the coding sequence ATGGATGTCCTCAGTGCCATTTTAGATAAGGTCCAGCTCACTAGTAGCTACTGGTATCGGACGTCGTTTGCTGGTGATTGGGGAATCAATCTTCCAAAGGAAGATAATTTCGCCAGGTTCCACATCGTGACTCACGGCGAATTTTGGTACGAAGTGCCGAAACTCAAACTCAAGGCCCTGGCAGAACAGGGAGACATCTTGATTTTGTTTAAGGGAATGGAGCACACCATGACAAGTGCTCCAAAGATCAAGGCTGAGACCGCTGTTGAGTTTAGAGCTAAAGGTCATCTTACTGAGGCACAGGTTCTTGAGTATGGTGATCAGAGCAAACTAAAAACGAATCTCGTTTGTGGGCATTTTTGTTTTAATGGTGGCCCCGATCATCCATTTCTCAATTCTCTGCCACAAATCGTTCATGTCAAAAGTGTGGAGAACGCCCATTCGCCGTGGCTCGCAATGCTCTTAAGTATGTCCGAGCATGAAGCCAAGTCTGGCTTACCGGGTAGCAATGCTCTGGTGAGAAAATTGACCGAAATCATTTTTGTTCAAGCCTTAAGAATTCACATGCACAAGGCTAACAAAAAAACGGGGTTCTTTCGGCTGATCGAAAATCCTCACATCAGTAAGACGCTTGAAGCAATCCATCAAGGTCTTGAGCAGAAATGGGGCCTCGAAGAACTCGCCGAAATTGCGGGAATGTCCCGCACCAACTACAGCGTCAAGTTTAAGGAGCTGTCCGGAATGACACCTCTTGATTACCTAACGTATTGTCGTCTTGAAAAGGCGAAGCAACTTCTTACGGAATCCAGCAAGTCAGTACCCGAGGTAAGTGAGGCAGTTGGTTATCCGGCTCATGAACATTTTCAGAAACTCTTTAAGAAAAAAATCGGTCAAACGCCTAGCGCATACCGAAAAGCGAATGCTTGA
- a CDS encoding recombinase family protein → MSVDEQAGFLARISLLRKSWPYCIYQEGILKLSELLVALFYCISQSFEESQPLSKFLKVGGSKRLTNGGRGAQLSTPPLKFNIPHDIIKFFPKSQERIFEVSAPLYEAGYTLREIESKTGFAKSSIRQALTASGLTLRVGNRKPTKKAKRTIQASSPVQRYGYARLEGQLVKDPKEYRNVLQILRLWQSGKSLTAIANHLNDRKVPPRRGLRWHHETVHQIIKHETQNKEK, encoded by the coding sequence GTGTCAGTTGACGAGCAAGCAGGGTTTCTTGCGAGGATTTCTCTTTTACGGAAGTCTTGGCCTTACTGCATTTATCAAGAAGGGATTTTAAAACTTTCAGAGCTTCTTGTAGCTCTGTTTTATTGTATTTCTCAGTCATTTGAAGAATCCCAACCGCTTTCCAAATTTTTAAAAGTCGGTGGTTCGAAAAGACTGACGAATGGTGGACGTGGAGCACAGCTAAGTACACCGCCACTAAAGTTCAATATACCCCATGATATTATTAAGTTTTTTCCAAAATCACAAGAGCGGATTTTCGAGGTTTCCGCGCCTCTTTACGAGGCCGGATATACTCTACGCGAAATAGAGAGCAAGACAGGCTTTGCGAAAAGTTCCATTCGACAAGCCCTTACCGCTAGTGGACTAACCTTGAGAGTTGGCAACCGAAAGCCAACTAAGAAGGCGAAGCGGACCATTCAAGCAAGCTCTCCTGTCCAACGCTATGGCTACGCAAGGCTAGAGGGTCAGCTTGTGAAAGACCCCAAAGAATATAGAAATGTCCTTCAAATTCTCAGGCTGTGGCAGTCAGGTAAGAGCCTCACGGCTATCGCAAATCACCTGAATGACCGCAAAGTTCCACCCCGTCGAGGGCTGCGTTGGCACCATGAAACAGTTCACCAAATCATTAAACACGAAACTCAAAACAAGGAGAAATAG
- a CDS encoding right-handed parallel beta-helix repeat-containing protein: protein MRCALYTILTLLTAGPMVHAATPTCGPKTMSALLAPATRGEAQIRIRCAPTLKSTDVITKRVLIEGAAASGLTFDCRGARLIAENGQALFIRSVKGMDARGKATWSRPSDVTIRNCRITGSVRIYGMDRNGEGENLRASSREDERHTERARAAAPTRVLIEKTTITGNAGIPLYVSPGTTYFTLRHSVLNGRSSSVAIYLDTESAHNRIENNQLHVKTSREVIAVDASSHNLIRGNYLSGLSEGGIFLYRNCGEGGTIRHATASFNRIENNFFYYNRYQGRDPSIWIASRNGGRSYCEMDAGFPWGSSVDNRDFARDNVVTGNVIYKLPVEHMIRVDEDGNTVRGNSTRAAK from the coding sequence ATGCGTTGCGCCCTTTACACGATTCTGACTCTTCTGACGGCGGGACCGATGGTCCACGCCGCCACCCCCACTTGCGGCCCCAAAACGATGAGCGCGCTTCTCGCTCCGGCCACTCGGGGTGAGGCCCAGATCCGCATTCGCTGCGCGCCCACACTGAAATCCACGGACGTCATCACCAAACGCGTGCTCATCGAAGGCGCGGCCGCGAGCGGACTGACCTTCGACTGTCGGGGCGCGCGCCTGATCGCCGAAAATGGCCAAGCGCTGTTCATCCGCAGCGTGAAGGGAATGGATGCGCGAGGTAAAGCCACCTGGTCACGACCCAGCGACGTGACAATCCGAAACTGCCGTATCACCGGCAGCGTGCGGATCTACGGCATGGACCGCAACGGCGAGGGCGAAAACCTGCGCGCTTCGTCCCGCGAAGACGAGCGCCATACGGAACGCGCGCGCGCCGCCGCGCCGACTCGCGTGCTCATCGAAAAAACGACGATCACCGGAAACGCGGGCATTCCGCTCTATGTCTCGCCGGGCACGACCTACTTCACTTTACGCCACTCGGTGCTGAACGGCCGTTCTTCGAGCGTCGCCATCTATTTGGACACCGAGTCCGCCCACAACCGCATCGAGAACAACCAACTGCATGTGAAGACCTCACGCGAGGTCATCGCCGTCGATGCCTCCAGCCACAATCTGATCCGCGGGAACTATCTGTCGGGGCTCAGCGAAGGCGGAATTTTTCTTTACCGTAACTGCGGCGAGGGCGGCACGATTCGTCACGCGACGGCGTCTTTCAACCGCATCGAAAACAACTTCTTTTACTACAACCGTTACCAAGGGCGCGATCCGTCGATTTGGATCGCCTCGCGTAACGGCGGCCGCTCGTACTGCGAAATGGACGCCGGCTTCCCGTGGGGCAGCAGCGTCGACAACCGCGATTTCGCCCGCGACAACGTCGTCACCGGGAACGTGATTTACAAGCTACCGGTCGAGCACATGATCCGCGTGGACGAAGATGGCAATACGGTGCGGGGCAACTCCACCCGCGCGGCGAAGTAA
- a CDS encoding PAS domain-containing protein: MTASLGPHLESQFSRLSALWRKKSPQTNHARIDAHVSLTSELDTLILEIARGMARNEDRLSSEAILAVNRYHEGFRKLGRKDVHRLTQDFSLWREIVLDEFLEGPVRDPRELHRFLHLLDEAATRATSAFFERARVDSERKLRIEKHKLAALFDQTPAALALWRGEKLIFEKVNPEYQKIFPQHQLEGLPWEIALPELMDQPFGEILREVLRTGKPYIAKEMRCLIPTSPGGPMEERYYDFTYARILDAEGKPYGIFDHAVDVTENVRARRRAEESEQILKLTADAVPALIAYLDRDFNYRFVNKGYEEWFGHPVEHYIGRPVLDIVGAEVYARVKGRFERALAGEILQFDEEAHYPQGVRQIRVSYAPDVDPATGEVRGIVSLVQDVSEQKAASDELRYAKMKAEAANEAKTNFLANMSHEMRTPLAAILGFVDVLKDPNSTRAELQRYLDIIERNSGQLLSIIDDILDLAKVESGRLDFESVRVSLPGLLADFASLMGFRAREKGIAFRVEATTAIPNWIETDPMRLRQILTNVVGNAIKFTTHGQVTLRLEVKDEKLSFEIEDTGRGISTEQAAVLFQPFMQADASTTRKFGGTGLGLVLTKRLARSMGGDFELKRSQLNVGSTFAVSVAVRVPEKTSWSGAGEVHFSSRAVTSLPIKTPPLQGLRVLVVDDSPDNQALLGVLLTKSGAEAEFASDGAEGVQKALDGKPDLVLMDIQMPRMDGYQALAELQHRGFDTPVIALTAHAMKEEQERAEAKGFTDFATKPLQRDKFMEILERYRRH; this comes from the coding sequence ATGACCGCATCTTTAGGGCCCCATCTTGAAAGCCAATTTTCTAGGCTGAGCGCGCTCTGGCGTAAGAAAAGTCCCCAAACAAATCACGCGCGCATCGATGCCCACGTTTCCCTCACTTCGGAGCTCGATACGTTGATCCTCGAGATTGCGCGCGGCATGGCGCGAAACGAAGACCGTCTTTCCAGCGAGGCGATCCTGGCGGTGAACCGCTACCACGAAGGTTTTCGTAAGCTCGGTCGCAAGGACGTTCACCGACTGACGCAAGATTTTTCATTGTGGCGTGAAATCGTTTTGGATGAATTTCTGGAGGGGCCCGTTCGGGATCCTCGCGAACTTCATCGCTTCTTGCACCTCTTGGATGAGGCCGCGACACGGGCGACGTCCGCTTTTTTCGAGCGCGCGCGCGTCGACTCCGAAAGAAAACTACGAATCGAAAAGCACAAACTGGCCGCGCTGTTCGACCAGACACCGGCGGCGTTAGCGCTCTGGCGCGGCGAAAAACTGATCTTCGAAAAAGTGAATCCTGAATACCAAAAGATCTTTCCGCAACACCAGCTGGAAGGTTTGCCGTGGGAGATCGCGCTTCCCGAACTCATGGATCAGCCCTTCGGCGAGATCCTGCGTGAGGTCTTGCGGACCGGGAAGCCCTACATCGCCAAAGAAATGCGTTGCCTGATTCCCACGTCGCCCGGCGGTCCCATGGAGGAGCGTTATTACGATTTCACCTACGCGCGCATCCTCGACGCCGAAGGGAAGCCCTACGGTATTTTCGACCACGCCGTCGACGTGACCGAAAATGTGCGCGCTCGCCGTCGTGCCGAAGAAAGCGAGCAGATCCTGAAGCTCACCGCCGATGCGGTGCCCGCGTTGATCGCCTATCTGGATCGCGATTTCAATTACCGTTTCGTGAATAAGGGATACGAAGAGTGGTTCGGACATCCGGTGGAGCACTACATCGGTCGTCCGGTGCTGGATATCGTGGGTGCCGAGGTCTACGCGCGGGTGAAGGGGCGGTTCGAGCGGGCCCTCGCCGGAGAGATCCTGCAGTTCGACGAGGAAGCGCATTATCCCCAGGGGGTCCGGCAAATCCGCGTCTCTTACGCGCCGGATGTGGACCCCGCGACCGGCGAAGTCCGCGGGATCGTTTCTCTCGTGCAAGATGTTTCAGAGCAGAAAGCCGCCTCCGACGAACTTCGCTACGCGAAAATGAAGGCCGAGGCCGCGAACGAGGCGAAGACAAATTTCCTCGCGAACATGAGTCACGAAATGCGCACGCCGCTTGCGGCGATTCTGGGGTTCGTGGATGTCCTGAAGGATCCGAACTCCACGCGCGCCGAACTTCAACGTTATCTCGACATCATCGAAAGGAATTCAGGGCAGCTCCTGAGCATCATCGACGATATTCTGGATCTCGCGAAAGTCGAGTCGGGTCGGCTGGATTTTGAGAGCGTCCGGGTTTCGCTTCCGGGTCTCTTGGCGGACTTCGCGTCGCTCATGGGGTTTCGCGCGCGCGAGAAAGGGATCGCGTTCCGGGTCGAGGCCACGACCGCGATTCCGAACTGGATCGAGACCGATCCCATGCGTTTGCGGCAGATCCTGACGAACGTCGTCGGGAACGCCATCAAGTTCACCACGCACGGGCAGGTCACGCTCCGGCTCGAGGTGAAAGACGAGAAGCTGAGCTTCGAAATCGAAGACACCGGGCGCGGGATTTCGACCGAACAGGCCGCGGTGCTTTTTCAACCTTTCATGCAGGCGGACGCGTCGACGACCCGAAAATTCGGCGGAACGGGGTTGGGGTTGGTTTTGACAAAACGTCTGGCACGGTCGATGGGTGGGGATTTCGAGTTGAAGCGCAGCCAGCTCAACGTCGGAAGCACGTTCGCCGTGTCGGTCGCCGTGCGGGTTCCGGAGAAGACCTCTTGGTCCGGTGCGGGCGAAGTTCATTTCTCTTCGCGGGCGGTCACGTCCTTGCCGATCAAGACTCCGCCGCTGCAAGGCCTGCGGGTTCTCGTCGTCGACGACTCTCCGGATAACCAGGCCCTCCTCGGCGTTCTGTTAACGAAATCCGGTGCCGAAGCCGAGTTCGCGTCCGACGGCGCGGAAGGGGTGCAGAAGGCGCTCGACGGCAAGCCGGATCTGGTTTTGATGGATATCCAGATGCCGCGGATGGACGGTTACCAGGCCCTGGCCGAGCTTCAACACCGGGGGTTCGACACGCCCGTCATCGCGCTCACCGCGCACGCCATGAAAGAAGAGCAAGAACGCGCCGAGGCGAAAGGTTTTACGGACTTTGCGACCAAACCGCTTCAACGCGACAAGTTCATGGAAATTTTGGAACGTTACCGCCGTCACTAG
- a CDS encoding NAD-dependent epimerase/dehydratase family protein translates to MRQILILGGTRFFGRHLAQKLVARGDEVTLLSRGRVDDGLGDRVRRITADRTQPDELRAALGTRDWDLVFDQIAFTAAEARALGEILRGRTERLIFTSSQSVYGMGAGLAEEAFDPLRATYATAVSAQDDYAEAKRQTEIEYMKCAALRPVLARMPLVIGVDDYTQRLRWHVERVREGKPIFLPNPQARLGFIRSDFAGEVLAQLADSALVGPVNTACPGDIALEELLGWIGEAVGRPVVFADAPTDENHSPYGVPETWTMSLAKLESVGVRAPELRHWLPELITTLARA, encoded by the coding sequence ATGCGCCAAATCCTGATCCTCGGTGGAACCCGTTTTTTCGGACGTCATCTCGCACAAAAACTCGTCGCGCGCGGCGATGAGGTCACTTTACTAAGCCGCGGTCGCGTGGACGATGGCCTAGGGGATCGCGTTCGTCGGATCACCGCCGATCGCACGCAACCCGATGAGCTTCGCGCGGCGCTCGGCACGCGCGATTGGGATCTCGTCTTTGATCAGATCGCGTTCACCGCGGCCGAGGCGCGCGCCTTGGGCGAAATCCTACGCGGTCGAACGGAGCGCCTGATCTTCACCTCTTCGCAATCGGTTTACGGAATGGGGGCGGGGCTCGCCGAAGAGGCCTTCGACCCGCTTCGGGCCACCTACGCCACCGCGGTCAGCGCGCAGGACGATTACGCCGAAGCGAAACGTCAAACCGAAATCGAATACATGAAGTGCGCGGCGCTTCGGCCCGTTCTGGCGCGGATGCCGCTCGTGATCGGTGTCGACGACTACACTCAGCGTTTGCGCTGGCATGTGGAGCGTGTGCGTGAAGGCAAACCGATCTTCCTACCGAATCCGCAGGCGCGTTTGGGTTTCATCCGCTCGGACTTCGCCGGTGAGGTGCTGGCGCAACTTGCGGATAGCGCGCTCGTCGGTCCCGTGAATACGGCTTGCCCCGGCGACATCGCGCTGGAAGAGCTTCTCGGATGGATCGGCGAGGCTGTCGGGCGGCCGGTCGTTTTTGCGGACGCGCCCACGGATGAGAACCACTCTCCCTATGGTGTGCCGGAAACGTGGACGATGAGCTTAGCGAAGCTCGAAAGCGTGGGGGTGCGTGCGCCCGAGCTGCGGCACTGGCTTCCGGAGTTGATCACGACTTTGGCGCGCGCTTAA
- a CDS encoding diacylglycerol kinase: MSSAKGQNFGRRLGFAGRGVLAAFRREASLKVHAAAVVFLIVFCVWDQTPAPWIAVFTLAAALVISLELLNSAVEAMIDRLHPEHHPEIGFAKDALAGAVLIASLASLIVFAAYSWIRFAGPI, from the coding sequence ATGAGCTCGGCCAAAGGACAAAACTTCGGCCGACGTCTGGGATTCGCGGGCCGCGGGGTCCTCGCGGCGTTTCGGCGCGAAGCGAGCCTGAAGGTACACGCGGCGGCGGTCGTTTTTCTGATCGTGTTTTGCGTTTGGGACCAAACACCCGCCCCCTGGATCGCGGTGTTCACGCTAGCCGCCGCGCTCGTGATCTCTTTGGAGCTTTTGAACTCGGCCGTCGAGGCGATGATCGATCGCCTGCATCCCGAACATCATCCCGAGATCGGTTTCGCGAAAGACGCGCTCGCGGGCGCGGTGCTGATCGCAAGCCTGGCCTCGTTGATCGTGTTTGCGGCCTACTCCTGGATCCGCTTCGCGGGCCCCATTTAA
- a CDS encoding EamA family transporter: MFPTDDWRIFALGAALFAALTAIFGKLGVVGVNSNLATWIRCLIILGVLALILSYRGEWTGLTSLSSKTWWFLLLSGLATGASWLCYYRALQLGPVSKVAPVDKLSVAFAILLAVIFLGERPDLKTWLGGALILAGSLVLVL, translated from the coding sequence ATGTTCCCCACGGACGACTGGCGAATCTTTGCTTTGGGCGCGGCGCTGTTCGCGGCCTTGACGGCGATCTTCGGAAAACTCGGCGTGGTCGGCGTGAACTCGAATCTTGCGACTTGGATCCGCTGTCTGATCATCTTGGGTGTTCTGGCCTTGATCTTGAGTTACCGCGGCGAATGGACGGGCCTGACGTCGCTGAGCTCCAAGACGTGGTGGTTTTTATTGCTGTCGGGACTCGCAACCGGGGCCTCGTGGCTATGCTATTACCGCGCGCTGCAATTGGGTCCCGTCAGCAAAGTCGCGCCCGTGGATAAGCTGAGCGTTGCGTTCGCCATCCTTCTCGCCGTGATTTTTCTGGGTGAACGCCCGGATCTGAAGACCTGGCTGGGTGGCGCGCTGATTCTCGCGGGCTCGTTGGTGCTTGTTCTATGA
- a CDS encoding Spx/MgsR family RNA polymerase-binding regulatory protein — MPIKIYEYSNCSTCKNALKFAEARGVKYEKLPIVDQPPTVAELKTMLGHLREQGFDFKKLFNTSGVQYRELGISEKIKAGMTEAEALKLLSTNGKLIKRPFLLTAKGGTVGFDAKTWGALL; from the coding sequence ATGCCGATCAAAATTTATGAATACTCGAATTGCAGCACTTGTAAGAACGCCCTCAAATTCGCGGAGGCGCGCGGCGTGAAGTACGAGAAGCTTCCCATCGTGGATCAGCCGCCGACCGTCGCCGAGTTGAAAACCATGCTCGGACACTTGCGCGAGCAAGGCTTCGACTTCAAGAAGCTCTTTAATACGTCAGGTGTGCAGTACCGCGAGCTCGGGATCAGCGAGAAAATCAAAGCGGGCATGACCGAGGCCGAAGCCTTAAAACTCCTCAGCACGAACGGCAAACTGATCAAACGCCCTTTTCTCTTAACGGCGAAGGGCGGAACCGTGGGTTTTGATGCGAAGACCTGGGGCGCTCTGCTGTAA
- a CDS encoding DUF3365 domain-containing protein, with amino-acid sequence MFQQLSLKVRILAIVAMAGTLCSIVAILGFLHFNAQELEEGIIARERTIHRQLEAATDYVARQGGLDSVVLRMREKHSSPEHFSEAERMEILQQVPIFATMMIGSKNSENDHYQFRIFAENPRRKENKATAPEIEILKKFEKEPELRELIVKEDGVIKMYRPVRLSESQGCMTCHGAPEKSPWGDGRDILGYPMENWSDGKLHGVVAISQNIAEVAAARVEGQWIDPAGWLIIAIILGGVCAVLIASLSLRGPLRTLTQVVSSLTEASQDVNTASEQIAGTARGLSDSASRQASSLEETSASIEEMSSMVAKNAENANSTSSTSAESRRKAEHGHEVMAQMMTSMTQIHDANSDIMKRITQSSTEMAEIVAVIQNIGAKTQVINDIVFKTQLLSFNASVEAARAGEHGQGFAVVAEEVGKLAQLSGSASQEIGELLEVSLSKVESIVNRTQTEVGALISSGQSRVEEGTTVAQQCARVLSEIVTNVGQVSNMAAEISTACREQDQGVRELTKAMHQLDQVTQQNAGRSHESADAATRLSEQSASLNVTIQKLRETIEGQKAA; translated from the coding sequence ATGTTTCAGCAGCTGAGTCTCAAAGTCCGCATCCTGGCCATCGTCGCCATGGCCGGAACCCTCTGTTCAATCGTCGCCATTCTCGGTTTTTTGCATTTCAACGCGCAGGAATTGGAAGAAGGCATCATCGCGCGTGAACGCACGATCCATCGCCAGCTGGAAGCCGCCACGGACTACGTCGCGCGCCAGGGAGGTTTGGATTCCGTCGTCCTGCGCATGCGCGAGAAACATTCCTCGCCCGAACACTTCAGCGAGGCGGAACGCATGGAGATCCTGCAGCAGGTCCCGATCTTCGCGACCATGATGATCGGCAGTAAAAACTCTGAAAACGATCATTACCAATTTCGCATCTTCGCGGAAAATCCCCGTCGCAAAGAGAACAAGGCGACCGCACCCGAGATCGAGATCCTGAAAAAATTCGAGAAGGAACCGGAGCTCCGGGAACTCATCGTGAAAGAGGACGGCGTCATCAAGATGTACCGCCCCGTTCGCTTGAGCGAAAGCCAGGGCTGCATGACGTGCCACGGAGCCCCCGAGAAAAGCCCCTGGGGCGACGGACGCGACATCCTGGGCTACCCGATGGAAAACTGGAGCGACGGTAAACTTCACGGCGTGGTCGCGATCTCGCAAAACATCGCGGAAGTCGCGGCGGCGCGCGTGGAAGGCCAGTGGATCGATCCCGCCGGCTGGTTGATCATCGCGATCATCCTGGGCGGAGTGTGCGCCGTCTTGATCGCATCGCTTTCGCTGCGCGGTCCTTTACGCACTTTGACCCAAGTCGTATCGAGCCTCACCGAGGCAAGCCAAGACGTCAATACCGCGTCCGAGCAGATCGCGGGCACCGCGCGTGGACTTTCCGACTCGGCTTCGCGCCAGGCTTCGTCACTGGAAGAGACTTCGGCCTCGATCGAAGAGATGAGCAGCATGGTCGCGAAAAACGCCGAGAACGCGAACTCGACATCTTCGACCTCGGCCGAGTCGCGCCGGAAGGCCGAACACGGCCACGAGGTCATGGCGCAGATGATGACATCCATGACGCAAATCCACGACGCCAACAGCGACATCATGAAACGTATCACCCAATCCAGCACCGAGATGGCCGAGATCGTCGCCGTGATCCAAAATATCGGCGCGAAGACCCAGGTCATCAACGACATCGTTTTTAAAACGCAGCTCTTGTCCTTCAACGCCTCGGTCGAAGCGGCACGCGCCGGCGAACACGGCCAAGGTTTCGCGGTCGTCGCGGAGGAAGTCGGCAAACTCGCGCAGCTCAGCGGCAGCGCCTCGCAAGAGATCGGGGAACTGCTCGAGGTCAGCCTCAGTAAAGTCGAATCCATTGTGAACCGTACGCAAACCGAAGTCGGGGCGTTGATTTCCTCTGGCCAATCGCGCGTGGAGGAAGGGACGACCGTGGCGCAGCAGTGCGCCCGCGTCCTGTCCGAGATCGTGACGAACGTCGGTCAGGTTTCGAATATGGCGGCCGAAATTTCGACGGCTTGTCGTGAGCAGGATCAAGGAGTCCGGGAGCTGACCAAAGCGATGCACCAGCTGGATCAAGTCACGCAGCAAAACGCGGGACGCAGTCATGAATCCGCCGACGCGGCGACGCGACTGTCCGAGCAGTCGGCGTCTTTGAACGTCACGATTCAGAAATTACGCGAAACCATCGAAGGCCAGAAAGCGGCTTGA